A stretch of the Gemmatirosa kalamazoonensis genome encodes the following:
- a CDS encoding choice-of-anchor D domain-containing protein has product MSWPDRRTSSSVRRSRTARSLVLLAVVAAAAACTDAPATAPRFAAPRARADVGPTPTPIDSFRIDPDSIPGSYYATGTLVLHAPAPAGGATVVITSSNNAVAWVAPDSLVIVPAGTTRRTFTIFSGPDPVGSIPITFSATYLGQTRTENLTVYQDPPPVITLYPGSLNFGWQPLGTTSAPQTVFLENFGSTGPLLLGAISVSGPFTQTNDCPTILVHPGDYCHVWVSFKPTINGLVSGTLLIPNSSPNNPAAVGLSGVGYVPAPGISVTPTSIGFPSVALGLATSGRAITIKSTGNAPLVVSSVSLGGANPGDFSLWDPCSGTSLAPGASCSVWVSFEPLRVGSRTATVNVVHNAGGGSSSVSVSGTGLKPAGGIIP; this is encoded by the coding sequence ATGTCGTGGCCCGATCGCCGAACTTCCTCGTCCGTTAGGCGCTCCCGCACCGCGCGGTCGCTCGTTCTACTTGCCGTCGTCGCCGCCGCCGCTGCGTGCACCGACGCCCCCGCGACCGCCCCACGCTTCGCGGCGCCGCGCGCGCGGGCCGACGTCGGACCGACCCCGACGCCGATCGACAGCTTCCGGATCGATCCGGACTCCATTCCTGGCAGCTATTACGCGACGGGCACGTTGGTCCTGCACGCGCCCGCACCGGCGGGCGGCGCGACGGTCGTGATCACGAGTTCTAACAACGCGGTGGCCTGGGTCGCGCCCGACAGCCTGGTGATCGTGCCGGCAGGGACCACGCGTCGGACCTTCACCATCTTCTCGGGCCCCGACCCCGTCGGCAGCATCCCCATCACGTTCTCGGCCACGTACCTGGGCCAGACGCGCACGGAGAACCTCACGGTCTACCAGGACCCGCCGCCGGTCATCACCCTCTATCCCGGCTCGCTCAATTTCGGCTGGCAGCCGTTAGGCACGACGAGCGCCCCGCAGACCGTGTTCCTGGAGAACTTCGGCAGCACCGGTCCGCTCCTCCTGGGCGCGATCAGTGTCTCCGGGCCGTTCACGCAGACAAACGACTGCCCGACCATCCTGGTCCACCCTGGCGACTACTGCCATGTGTGGGTCTCGTTCAAGCCGACGATCAACGGTCTGGTGAGCGGCACGCTCCTCATCCCGAACAGCTCGCCGAACAATCCGGCGGCGGTGGGTCTCAGCGGGGTCGGCTACGTGCCCGCGCCGGGGATCAGCGTCACGCCGACGTCGATCGGCTTCCCATCGGTGGCGCTCGGTCTGGCCACGTCCGGCCGCGCCATCACGATCAAGAGCACCGGCAACGCGCCGCTGGTCGTCTCGTCGGTGAGCCTCGGCGGCGCGAATCCCGGCGACTTCTCGCTGTGGGATCCGTGCAGCGGCACCTCGCTGGCTCCCGGCGCGTCGTGCAGCGTCTGGGTGAGCTTCGAGCCGCTCCGCGTCGGATCGCGCACGGCGACGGTGAACGTGGTGCACAACGCCGGCGGGGGCTCGTCGAGCGTGTCGGTGAGCGGCACGGGCCTGAAGCCGGCGGGAGGCATCATCCCGTAG
- a CDS encoding universal stress protein, whose protein sequence is MHHGDMIDGAGLGDSVPVESVGRVAAEVTPEGRASGDTTDCTERIVVGVDFSPASLNAGRWAVRQLAPASTALFTHVVPWPDGPPSHDGETVRGVREAERPYRQMRPALLGGLAGFAASLRLARTRSVVRLGRPSAWLATLAESEHADLLVLGRRKDAARHRIGEPNVIERVARRAPCAVLVVPEETTAPVEHVIAAVDASPAAEQVVARALRVARVHRAALTLVHVLSPWTGSYDRLLAPRRDGVGRAERVPASEVAHRDAMYARLAWLARDAGPEVACRVSVPGGDAGREIIDLVRRSGPSVVVVGKRGADADHPGRGTMARRQ, encoded by the coding sequence GTGCATCACGGGGACATGATCGATGGTGCGGGGCTGGGCGACAGCGTGCCGGTGGAGTCGGTCGGCAGGGTTGCGGCCGAGGTTACGCCAGAGGGAAGGGCGTCGGGTGACACGACTGACTGCACCGAACGCATCGTCGTGGGCGTCGACTTCAGCCCCGCGTCGCTCAACGCCGGCCGCTGGGCGGTCCGGCAGCTCGCGCCGGCGAGCACCGCGCTGTTCACGCACGTAGTGCCGTGGCCCGATGGCCCGCCGTCGCACGACGGCGAGACCGTGCGTGGGGTGCGCGAGGCGGAGCGTCCGTATCGCCAGATGCGTCCCGCGCTGCTCGGTGGACTCGCAGGCTTCGCGGCGAGTCTGCGTCTCGCGCGCACCCGCTCGGTCGTGCGGCTCGGGCGCCCGTCCGCCTGGCTCGCCACGCTCGCGGAGTCGGAGCACGCGGATCTCCTCGTGCTGGGGCGCCGCAAGGACGCTGCGCGGCACCGAATCGGCGAGCCGAACGTCATCGAGCGGGTTGCGCGCCGTGCGCCGTGCGCGGTCCTCGTGGTGCCGGAGGAGACCACCGCGCCGGTCGAGCACGTGATCGCCGCCGTCGACGCGAGCCCCGCCGCCGAGCAGGTCGTCGCTCGGGCACTGCGTGTGGCGCGAGTGCACCGTGCCGCGCTCACGCTCGTGCACGTGCTTTCGCCCTGGACGGGAAGCTACGACCGCCTGCTCGCTCCGCGGCGCGATGGTGTCGGCCGTGCCGAGCGTGTGCCTGCGAGCGAGGTAGCCCACCGCGACGCGATGTACGCGCGGCTCGCATGGCTGGCGCGAGACGCCGGGCCGGAGGTCGCCTGCCGGGTCTCGGTCCCCGGTGGCGACGCCGGGCGCGAGATCATCGACCTGGTGCGCCGGAGCGGGCCGAGCGTCGTGGTCGTCGGAAAACGAGGGGCCGACGCTGACCACCCCGGCCGCGGCACGATGGCACGTCGCCAGTGA
- a CDS encoding helix-turn-helix transcriptional regulator, whose protein sequence is MSATDFARRFLGTTRGQIVAFLRRGTRTVEELARAVGLTDNGVRNHLATLERHGIVRQEGVRRSPGAGKPAVLYEVHPDAEPLFSRAYAPVLTTTIDVLVDELSAAKAEELLREVGRRLGRDVGGQASGTIQERAAAAAAVLEALGGEVDVVHDEAGLRLRGYACPLSATVSRRPEMCRSVERLVGEVVGAPVRQCCEHGARPRCCFAVTTAA, encoded by the coding sequence ATGTCTGCAACCGATTTCGCCAGGCGTTTTCTCGGCACGACGCGGGGGCAGATCGTCGCCTTCCTGCGCCGCGGCACGCGAACGGTCGAGGAGCTGGCCCGCGCCGTCGGCCTGACCGACAACGGGGTCCGGAACCACCTCGCGACGCTCGAGCGTCATGGGATCGTGCGGCAGGAGGGCGTACGGCGCTCTCCCGGTGCGGGAAAGCCGGCGGTGCTCTACGAGGTCCATCCGGACGCCGAGCCGCTCTTCTCTCGCGCGTATGCGCCGGTGCTCACGACCACGATCGACGTCCTCGTCGACGAGCTATCCGCCGCCAAGGCCGAGGAGTTGCTCCGCGAGGTCGGCCGCCGACTCGGGCGTGATGTCGGTGGGCAGGCGTCGGGCACGATCCAGGAGCGCGCCGCCGCCGCCGCGGCGGTACTCGAGGCGTTAGGCGGTGAGGTCGACGTCGTCCACGACGAGGCGGGTCTGCGGCTGCGCGGCTACGCCTGTCCGCTGTCGGCCACGGTGTCGCGGCGGCCGGAGATGTGCCGCTCGGTCGAGCGGCTCGTAGGCGAGGTCGTCGGCGCACCGGTGCGGCAGTGCTGCGAGCACGGCGCGCGTCCGCGATGCTGCTTCGCCGTCACGACCGCGGCCTGA
- a CDS encoding DUF4142 domain-containing protein: protein MRRIVIAALSLVTTAALTAATRPPTPVAIASATTHQALDDATIVAIFDAANTADIETGQLAAERGHTKEVRDFGAMLVRDHKMVRQQGRDLAKKLGVTPTPPKNDASATDHEAAMQRLRVLHGAAFDHAFLQHEVAFHKAVIDAIQSTLLPAIKNAEVKDLVVKVAPAFQAHMIAAQNLDKQLAER from the coding sequence ATGCGCAGGATCGTGATCGCAGCCCTCAGTCTCGTCACCACCGCGGCGCTCACGGCCGCGACCCGCCCGCCGACACCGGTCGCGATCGCCTCGGCGACCACACACCAGGCTCTCGACGATGCCACGATCGTCGCGATCTTCGACGCCGCGAACACGGCCGACATCGAGACCGGCCAGCTCGCCGCCGAGCGCGGGCACACGAAGGAGGTTCGCGACTTCGGCGCGATGCTCGTGCGCGACCACAAGATGGTCCGCCAGCAGGGACGCGACCTGGCGAAGAAGCTCGGCGTCACGCCGACGCCACCGAAGAACGACGCGTCGGCCACCGATCACGAGGCCGCCATGCAGCGCCTGCGGGTGCTCCACGGCGCCGCCTTCGATCACGCGTTCCTCCAGCACGAAGTCGCGTTCCACAAGGCTGTCATCGACGCCATCCAGTCGACGCTCCTGCCGGCGATCAAGAACGCCGAGGTGAAGGATCTCGTCGTGAAGGTCGCGCCCGCGTTCCAGGCGCACATGATCGCCGCGCAGAACCTCGACAAGCAGCTCGCGGAGCGCTGA
- a CDS encoding c-type cytochrome — MRRALTTGVAALALLGAGAIGSAVACSDDAPTAPRPEHLDPALVAQGKDIFRFDTFGDEKYWTDTLRMHEIIQQAVSPAAALAVGLRVDVDSLPQAVRDALAAGKVDLNSPATTVTLLKLNAVVGLKGQVQTVGGRDSLVRVGITCALCHSTVDNSFAKGIGRRLDGWPNTELNPGAIVALSPAVAENVKAVLRTWGAGKYDPRINFDGQSTPLVLPPAYGLLGVDKETFTAEGPVSYWNAYVAVTQMHGQGNFSDPRLGINVAQAPDLVTPKLPALRQYQLSLQKPAPPAGSFDVAAAERGRAVFTGAGQCATCHAGSTFTDVNTGKLHAPSETGMDPRYAARTAGKAYRTTPLRGLWQHAPYFHDGSAKTLADVVAHYDRVRSLRLTDQQQRDLVEYLKSL; from the coding sequence GTGCGCCGCGCGCTCACCACCGGCGTCGCCGCCCTCGCGCTCCTGGGCGCCGGCGCGATCGGCTCGGCCGTCGCGTGCTCCGACGACGCGCCGACCGCGCCGCGCCCCGAGCACCTCGATCCCGCGCTCGTTGCACAGGGGAAGGACATCTTCCGCTTCGACACGTTCGGCGACGAGAAGTACTGGACCGACACGCTGCGGATGCACGAGATCATCCAGCAGGCCGTCTCCCCGGCCGCGGCGCTCGCAGTCGGGCTCAGGGTCGACGTCGACAGTCTGCCGCAGGCCGTCAGGGACGCGCTGGCCGCGGGCAAGGTAGACCTCAACAGCCCCGCAACCACGGTCACGCTGCTCAAGTTGAACGCGGTGGTCGGCCTGAAAGGCCAGGTGCAGACGGTGGGCGGCCGCGACTCGCTCGTCCGCGTCGGGATCACCTGCGCGCTCTGCCACTCGACCGTCGACAACAGCTTCGCCAAGGGCATCGGCCGCCGCCTCGACGGCTGGCCGAACACGGAGCTGAACCCCGGCGCCATCGTCGCGCTCTCCCCCGCCGTCGCGGAGAACGTCAAGGCCGTGCTCCGCACGTGGGGGGCCGGCAAGTACGACCCGCGCATCAACTTCGACGGACAGAGCACGCCGCTCGTGCTGCCGCCGGCGTACGGGCTGTTAGGCGTCGACAAGGAGACGTTCACGGCCGAGGGGCCGGTGTCGTACTGGAACGCCTACGTCGCTGTCACGCAGATGCATGGGCAGGGCAACTTCAGCGACCCGCGGCTCGGGATCAACGTCGCGCAGGCGCCCGATCTCGTCACGCCGAAGCTGCCGGCGCTCCGCCAGTATCAGCTCAGCCTCCAGAAGCCGGCCCCTCCTGCCGGGAGCTTCGACGTCGCCGCGGCCGAGCGCGGGCGCGCCGTCTTCACCGGCGCCGGGCAGTGCGCGACGTGCCATGCCGGGAGCACGTTCACCGACGTCAACACTGGCAAGCTCCACGCCCCGTCCGAGACCGGAATGGATCCGCGCTACGCAGCGCGAACCGCAGGGAAAGCGTATCGCACGACGCCGTTGCGTGGGCTGTGGCAGCACGCGCCGTACTTCCACGACGGCAGCGCCAAGACACTGGCCGACGTGGTCGCGCACTACGACCGTGTGCGGAGCCTGCGGCTAACGGACCAGCAGCAGCGGGACCTCGTGGAGTACCTCAAGTCACTCTGA
- the folE gene encoding GTP cyclohydrolase I FolE, whose amino-acid sequence MGSSGSTLRQRFDAVRALGAHADATSFDGAIDDELAATIERQLELLGEDPGRDGLRKTPSRVAAALRFLTRGYDMSADEVVGDAVFSESYRSMVMVRDIEFYSLCEHHMLPFFGKVHIAYLPNGRVVGLSKLPRIVDVYARRLQVQERLTEEIADAIERVLHPAGVGVVVEAAHLCMMMRGVEKQNSSTVTSAVRGAVRDCPMTRDEFLRLAHGRR is encoded by the coding sequence ATGGGCAGCAGTGGCAGCACCCTCAGGCAGCGCTTCGACGCGGTTCGCGCGCTCGGAGCCCACGCCGACGCCACCTCGTTCGACGGCGCGATCGACGACGAGCTCGCGGCGACCATCGAGCGGCAGCTCGAGCTGCTAGGTGAGGATCCGGGGCGCGACGGACTCCGGAAGACGCCGTCGCGCGTCGCGGCAGCACTCCGCTTCCTCACGCGCGGCTACGACATGTCGGCCGACGAGGTGGTGGGCGACGCCGTGTTCAGTGAGTCGTACCGGAGCATGGTGATGGTCCGCGACATCGAGTTCTACTCGCTCTGCGAGCACCACATGCTGCCGTTCTTCGGCAAGGTGCACATCGCGTATCTGCCTAACGGGCGCGTCGTGGGGCTGTCGAAGCTGCCGCGCATCGTCGACGTGTACGCGCGCCGGCTGCAGGTACAGGAGCGACTCACCGAGGAGATCGCGGACGCGATCGAGCGGGTGCTGCATCCGGCGGGCGTGGGCGTCGTCGTCGAGGCGGCCCACCTGTGCATGATGATGCGCGGCGTGGAGAAACAGAACTCCTCGACCGTGACGAGCGCGGTGCGCGGCGCCGTGCGTGACTGCCCGATGACGCGCGACGAGTTCCTCAGGCTCGCCCACGGGCGCCGGTGA
- a CDS encoding DUF4149 domain-containing protein: protein MTALYLASVTAHVLAAMLWLGGMFFLGVVGAPVLRAVEPPALRKHLFRELGLRFRSVGWWAIGTLVTTGVINLHFRGLLHWDGVLGAATFWQTPVGRALGVKLVGVVAMLTASAIHDFVLGPRAASAEPGSLRSVTLRRNAAVLARANALLGVVIVLAAVRLARGG from the coding sequence ATGACCGCGCTCTACCTCGCGAGTGTCACCGCTCACGTCCTCGCCGCGATGCTCTGGCTCGGCGGCATGTTCTTTCTCGGCGTCGTGGGCGCGCCGGTCCTGCGCGCGGTCGAACCGCCCGCGCTGCGCAAGCACCTCTTTCGAGAGCTCGGGCTGCGGTTCCGATCGGTTGGCTGGTGGGCAATCGGCACGCTCGTCACCACCGGCGTGATCAACCTGCACTTTCGTGGGCTCCTGCATTGGGACGGTGTCCTCGGTGCCGCCACGTTCTGGCAGACGCCTGTGGGACGTGCGCTGGGCGTCAAGCTCGTCGGAGTCGTGGCCATGCTCACCGCGAGTGCGATTCACGACTTCGTGCTTGGTCCGCGTGCCGCCAGCGCGGAACCCGGGTCGCTCCGGTCCGTGACGCTTCGCCGTAACGCGGCGGTCCTGGCACGCGCGAACGCCCTACTCGGCGTGGTGATCGTGCTCGCCGCCGTCCGGCTCGCACGCGGCGGCTGA
- a CDS encoding sensor histidine kinase codes for MAIPARQTWRITRLLRETTAVLAPARLIEAELHAGLAKELTALQRYALTGDTAMLEQFRAAAADDERRLAALKRLAARLGAAPTVHVDVLGQRIDGWRRTTGARATQSGTRAQIAATFRAGQAQYDAALSAFAGLSSDLAANAAARDDRVRALEHLSLAINAALVLAALVAMGGVTTLTLRERRLTATLRARVGEARRRARQEAALREAAEALAGAYSVDEVTQRVAQTALAALEVHGAFVERIVSRSGELADVAVVQAVAGADVPPLGTTRALAGSFTEQVTASGQSLLIADLHQPERAGAAGAVRTPGGSAIAVPLGGSVTPMGALFAMRATGGEFDADDVARAGIFGHLATLAFDKVRLLEDAFERRRVLERVMKSRSRLMRGFSHDVKNPIGAADGFADLLSLGVYGELSAQQQASVERMRGCLHGALALIDDLHELARAETGILTLSSEPVNVVELVRTICDEYHAAARAAGLSLSVEVALDLPLIDTDRVRVRQIVANLLSNAIKYTERGTVVVRASHRPTGASNEAGDWALIEVVDTGLGIPAHQQDVIFEEFSRLGSGEHRGAGLGLAISKLLAEALGGRITVQSVPGQGSTFTLWLPLHQPAARIRASPAAGAPTYVRTGCVRPAYVCT; via the coding sequence GTGGCGATCCCCGCCCGACAGACGTGGCGGATCACGCGGCTGCTCCGCGAGACCACCGCAGTGCTCGCGCCGGCGCGGCTGATCGAAGCGGAGCTGCACGCCGGGCTCGCGAAGGAGCTCACCGCGCTGCAGCGCTACGCCCTGACGGGCGACACCGCGATGCTCGAGCAGTTCCGCGCGGCGGCGGCGGATGACGAGCGGCGTCTCGCTGCCCTAAAGCGCCTCGCCGCGCGCCTCGGAGCCGCGCCCACCGTTCACGTGGATGTGCTCGGACAGCGGATCGATGGGTGGCGGAGGACGACGGGCGCGAGGGCGACGCAGTCAGGGACGCGCGCACAGATCGCGGCGACGTTTCGGGCGGGACAAGCGCAGTACGACGCAGCGCTGAGCGCGTTCGCTGGATTGTCGTCCGACCTCGCGGCCAACGCTGCCGCGCGCGACGACCGTGTCCGCGCGCTCGAGCACCTGAGCCTCGCGATCAATGCAGCGCTGGTGCTGGCAGCGCTCGTCGCGATGGGCGGCGTGACGACGCTGACGCTCAGGGAACGGCGGCTGACCGCCACGCTTCGCGCCCGCGTCGGCGAGGCTCGCCGGAGAGCACGGCAGGAGGCCGCGCTCCGTGAGGCGGCGGAGGCGCTCGCCGGGGCGTACAGCGTCGACGAGGTGACGCAGCGGGTCGCACAGACAGCCCTCGCCGCGCTCGAAGTTCATGGGGCCTTCGTCGAGCGGATCGTCTCGCGGTCGGGCGAACTCGCGGACGTGGCGGTCGTTCAGGCGGTGGCTGGCGCCGATGTGCCACCGCTCGGGACAACACGCGCGCTCGCCGGCTCCTTCACGGAGCAGGTGACGGCGAGCGGTCAGTCGCTGCTCATCGCGGATCTGCATCAGCCGGAGCGAGCAGGGGCCGCCGGTGCCGTTCGCACGCCGGGCGGATCGGCGATCGCCGTGCCACTCGGCGGCAGCGTCACGCCGATGGGCGCGCTCTTCGCCATGCGCGCCACGGGTGGCGAATTCGACGCCGATGACGTGGCACGGGCGGGCATCTTTGGCCACCTCGCCACACTGGCGTTCGACAAGGTGCGGCTGCTCGAAGACGCGTTCGAGCGACGGCGGGTGCTGGAGCGGGTGATGAAGAGCCGATCACGCCTGATGCGTGGCTTCAGCCACGACGTGAAGAATCCCATCGGCGCGGCCGACGGCTTCGCGGATCTCCTGAGCCTGGGCGTCTACGGCGAGCTGTCCGCGCAACAGCAGGCGAGCGTCGAGCGCATGCGTGGGTGCCTTCACGGAGCGCTCGCGCTGATCGACGACCTGCACGAGCTGGCTCGCGCCGAGACCGGTATCCTCACGCTGTCGTCGGAGCCGGTGAACGTGGTGGAGCTCGTCCGAACGATCTGCGACGAATACCACGCCGCGGCACGGGCCGCGGGGCTCTCGCTCTCGGTGGAGGTGGCGCTCGACCTGCCCCTCATCGACACGGATCGAGTGCGGGTGCGACAGATCGTCGCCAACCTGCTGTCGAACGCGATCAAGTACACCGAGCGCGGCACGGTGGTGGTGCGTGCGTCGCACCGACCGACCGGCGCCTCCAATGAGGCCGGCGACTGGGCGCTCATCGAGGTCGTCGACACGGGCCTCGGCATCCCCGCGCACCAGCAGGACGTGATCTTCGAGGAGTTCAGCCGACTCGGTAGCGGAGAGCACCGTGGGGCCGGGCTCGGACTGGCGATCAGCAAGCTGCTCGCCGAGGCACTCGGCGGTCGCATCACCGTGCAGAGCGTGCCGGGACAGGGATCGACGTTCACGCTGTGGCTCCCGCTCCACCAACCCGCAGCGCGCATCCGCGCATCCCCAGCGGCCGGCGCTCCCACGTACGTGCGCACCGGATGTGTGCGTCCAGCGTACGTGTGCACGTGA
- a CDS encoding MGH1-like glycoside hydrolase domain-containing protein, which produces MTESSAELGNAERLRLAEDARTNGVWKRWGPYLSERQWGTVREDYSPYGTAWEYLPHDAARSRAYRWGEDGIAGISDDRQLLCLAVALWNGRDPILKERLFGLTNSEGNHGEDVKELYYYLDATPTHSYQRMLYKYPQEPFPYSRLVDENRRRDRADPELELIDTGIFDEGRYFDVVVEYAKAAPNDILLRVTVHNRGPEAASIHVLPQVWFRNTWSWSDGAPRPALHAIDQRAIEARHPDLGRYVLHCDPGATLLFCDNDTNTPRLFGSDAPGYFKDAFHEYVVDGRHDAVNPRRAGTKAAAHYLLAVPAGGAAQVRLRLSDAPSLPRPFTEFDAIVASRQREADEFYAVLQRDLPDAEKRNVQRQALAGLLWSKQFYHYDVPEWLRGDPAQPPPPPERRHGRNHEWQHLNNADVVSMPDTWEYPWYAAWDLAFHCIPLALVDAEFAKSQLVLLLREWYMHPNGQLPAYEWALGDVNPPVHAWAAWRVFEIDRRQRGDAGDIAFLERVLHKLMLNFTWWVNRKDLGGHNIFQGGFLGLDNVGVFDRSKPLPTGGHINQSDGTSWMAMYSLNLLRIALELAQHNPVYEDIATKFFEHFLEIAAAMSGVAGDGPGLWDETDEFYYDVLKLPDGARVPLRLRSMVGLIPLFAVETLEPELLDRVPEFRQRLEWFLHHRPDLARQVSRWNEPGRGERRLLSLLRGHRMKCLLRRMLDETEFLSEYGVRSLSRHHRDVPYVLSDGDRSFGVRYEPAESESGLFGGNSNWRGPVWFPVNFLLVESLQKFHHYYGDEFRVEYPTGSGVLVTLNDVADELTRRLTRLFLRDADGRRPSARQHGPLANDPHFRDHVLFHEYFDGDDGRGLGASHQTGWTALVAKLLQPRRAPH; this is translated from the coding sequence GTGACGGAATCGAGCGCGGAACTCGGCAACGCCGAGCGGTTGCGACTCGCGGAGGACGCACGCACGAATGGGGTGTGGAAGCGTTGGGGTCCATACCTGAGCGAGCGGCAGTGGGGCACGGTACGCGAGGACTACAGCCCGTACGGTACCGCGTGGGAGTATCTGCCGCACGATGCCGCGCGCAGCCGCGCCTACCGCTGGGGGGAAGACGGCATCGCTGGCATCAGCGATGACCGGCAGCTTCTCTGCCTCGCCGTCGCGTTGTGGAACGGCCGTGATCCCATCCTGAAGGAACGCCTGTTCGGCCTGACGAACAGCGAAGGCAACCACGGCGAGGACGTGAAGGAGCTGTACTACTATCTCGACGCCACGCCGACGCATTCGTACCAGAGGATGCTCTACAAGTACCCGCAGGAGCCGTTTCCGTACTCCCGCCTGGTCGACGAGAACCGGCGCCGCGACCGGGCCGACCCGGAGCTCGAGCTGATCGACACGGGCATCTTCGACGAGGGACGCTACTTCGATGTCGTGGTCGAGTACGCGAAGGCGGCGCCTAACGACATCCTCTTGCGTGTCACGGTGCACAACCGCGGGCCCGAGGCGGCGTCGATTCACGTGCTGCCGCAGGTCTGGTTCCGCAACACGTGGTCGTGGAGCGACGGCGCGCCGCGACCCGCGCTGCATGCCATCGACCAGCGTGCCATCGAGGCCCGTCATCCGGATCTCGGACGCTACGTCCTTCACTGTGACCCGGGCGCGACGCTGCTGTTCTGCGACAACGACACCAACACCCCGCGCCTGTTCGGTTCCGACGCTCCAGGCTACTTCAAGGACGCGTTCCACGAATACGTCGTCGACGGCCGCCACGACGCGGTGAATCCGCGGCGGGCCGGCACCAAGGCCGCAGCGCACTATCTGCTCGCGGTGCCGGCGGGAGGCGCGGCGCAGGTCCGGCTGCGCCTGAGCGACGCGCCGTCGTTGCCGCGGCCGTTCACCGAATTCGACGCCATCGTCGCGTCGCGCCAGCGCGAGGCCGACGAGTTCTATGCCGTACTGCAGCGCGACCTCCCGGACGCCGAGAAGCGCAATGTGCAGCGCCAGGCGCTCGCGGGCCTGCTCTGGAGCAAGCAGTTCTACCACTACGACGTCCCGGAGTGGCTGCGTGGCGATCCCGCGCAGCCGCCACCGCCGCCCGAACGGCGACACGGACGGAACCACGAGTGGCAGCACCTGAACAACGCCGATGTCGTCTCGATGCCGGACACATGGGAGTACCCGTGGTACGCGGCGTGGGATCTCGCCTTCCACTGCATCCCGCTGGCGCTCGTCGACGCCGAGTTCGCGAAGTCGCAGCTCGTATTGCTGCTGCGCGAGTGGTACATGCACCCGAACGGCCAGTTGCCCGCGTACGAGTGGGCGCTCGGCGACGTCAATCCGCCCGTGCACGCCTGGGCGGCGTGGCGCGTGTTCGAGATCGATCGCAGGCAGCGCGGCGACGCTGGCGACATCGCGTTCCTGGAGCGCGTCCTGCACAAGCTGATGCTCAACTTCACGTGGTGGGTGAACCGGAAGGACCTGGGCGGCCACAACATCTTCCAGGGTGGCTTCCTAGGGCTGGACAACGTCGGAGTGTTCGACCGCTCCAAGCCGCTGCCGACCGGGGGGCACATCAATCAGTCCGACGGCACGAGCTGGATGGCGATGTACAGCCTGAACCTCCTGCGCATCGCCCTCGAGCTGGCCCAGCACAATCCGGTGTACGAGGACATCGCCACCAAGTTCTTCGAGCACTTTCTCGAGATCGCCGCCGCGATGAGCGGCGTGGCCGGCGACGGACCGGGCCTCTGGGACGAGACGGACGAGTTCTACTACGACGTGCTGAAGCTGCCGGACGGCGCGCGCGTGCCGCTGCGACTGCGCTCGATGGTGGGGCTCATCCCGCTCTTCGCGGTGGAGACGCTCGAACCCGAGCTGCTCGACCGGGTGCCGGAGTTCCGGCAGCGGCTGGAATGGTTCCTCCACCATCGGCCGGATCTCGCGCGCCAGGTATCACGCTGGAACGAGCCGGGGCGCGGCGAGCGGCGGTTGCTATCGCTCCTGCGCGGCCACCGCATGAAATGCCTGCTCCGGCGCATGCTCGACGAGACGGAGTTCCTGTCCGAGTACGGCGTGCGCTCGCTCTCGCGGCATCATCGCGATGTGCCGTACGTGCTCTCTGACGGCGACCGGTCGTTCGGCGTGCGGTACGAGCCCGCCGAGTCGGAGTCTGGACTGTTCGGTGGCAACTCCAACTGGCGGGGGCCGGTCTGGTTTCCGGTGAACTTCCTGCTCGTGGAGTCGCTGCAGAAGTTCCACCACTATTACGGCGACGAGTTTCGCGTCGAGTATCCCACCGGCTCCGGCGTGCTCGTGACGCTCAACGACGTGGCCGACGAGTTGACCCGCCGGCTCACGCGCCTCTTCCTCCGCGATGCGGACGGGCGGCGCCCGAGCGCGCGACAGCACGGACCGCTCGCGAACGATCCGCATTTCCGCGACCACGTGCTGTTCCACGAATACTTCGACGGCGACGACGGCCGAGGCCTTGGCGCCTCGCACCAGACCGGCTGGACGGCCCTCGTCGCCAAGCTATTGCAGCCCCGCAGGGCGCCGCACTGA